Proteins from a single region of Thermoanaerobacter uzonensis DSM 18761:
- a CDS encoding cyclodeaminase/cyclohydrolase family protein, giving the protein MLIDDSLKEYIEKVASKSPTPGGGSVSAVSASLGIALSSMVYNLTIGRKFYEEYTDDIKEEIQQGLSICNRLLAEYVKLIDEDTVAYDEVMKALKMPKDTEENKKIRNEALQKAYINAMNVPLKLARLCGEAFTPTMLIAEYGNPNAISDAAVGAILLYAAIEGAVLNVKVNIPYIKDREITESANKECDEILAKYKNIRDEIVNKVLSKISQ; this is encoded by the coding sequence ATGTTAATTGATGATTCATTAAAGGAGTATATTGAAAAAGTGGCCTCAAAATCACCAACACCGGGAGGAGGAAGTGTATCGGCGGTATCAGCAAGCCTTGGGATTGCCCTTTCTTCTATGGTTTACAATCTTACAATAGGGCGAAAATTTTACGAGGAATATACTGACGATATTAAAGAAGAGATTCAACAAGGGCTTAGTATATGTAATCGACTTCTTGCAGAATATGTAAAGCTTATTGATGAAGACACTGTAGCTTATGACGAAGTGATGAAGGCCCTTAAAATGCCAAAAGATACTGAAGAAAATAAAAAAATAAGAAACGAAGCACTTCAAAAAGCTTATATTAACGCTATGAATGTTCCTCTAAAACTTGCGAGATTATGTGGAGAGGCATTTACCCCGACGATGTTGATTGCGGAATACGGGAATCCTAATGCCATATCTGACGCGGCAGTCGGGGCTATTCTACTATATGCGGCAATAGAAGGAGCTGTTTTAAATGTTAAGGTGAATATTCCATACATTAAAGATAGAGAAATTACTGAAAGTGCAAATAAAGAATGTGATGAGATTTTGGCAAAATACAAAAATATAAGGGATGAAATTGTAAATAAAGTTTTAAGTAAAATTTCTCAATAG
- a CDS encoding carbohydrate ABC transporter permease, with amino-acid sequence MKLKNTINQIIFYIFLTIFLVYIIFPFLWQTLTSFKTPQELFSIPPTWIPSKIYTGYYINVFTKRPFLTYLKNSFIVASSTTLFSLFVSSFAAYALARLKFKGKSIILSLVLSVSMFPGIAIVSPLFIFLKNVNLLNSYLGLILTYTTFAIPLSLWILTSFFREIPFELEESAKVDGATPMQAFLKIIMPLATPGMFTTAILTFIAAWNEFLFALVFNTQDSMRTVPVGIAMFPGEHDLPWGDIAAASVVVTVPLIIMVLIFQKRIISGLTAGAVKG; translated from the coding sequence ATGAAGCTTAAAAATACCATAAACCAAATTATCTTCTATATTTTTTTAACAATATTCCTTGTATATATAATTTTCCCTTTCCTATGGCAAACACTTACCTCCTTTAAAACTCCACAAGAACTATTTAGTATTCCTCCAACATGGATTCCAAGTAAGATTTATACAGGATATTATATAAATGTATTTACTAAACGCCCTTTTTTAACCTATTTGAAAAATAGTTTTATTGTTGCTTCATCTACCACTCTTTTTAGTCTTTTTGTATCTTCTTTTGCAGCATATGCCTTAGCAAGGCTTAAATTTAAAGGGAAATCAATAATACTATCTTTAGTTTTGTCTGTATCAATGTTTCCTGGAATAGCTATTGTAAGCCCCCTGTTTATTTTTCTAAAAAATGTAAACTTATTAAATAGCTATCTAGGTCTTATATTGACATACACTACTTTTGCAATTCCCCTTTCTTTATGGATTTTAACCTCATTTTTTAGAGAAATTCCTTTTGAACTTGAAGAATCCGCAAAAGTAGATGGTGCTACTCCTATGCAAGCATTTCTAAAGATAATAATGCCTCTTGCTACTCCTGGCATGTTCACAACTGCCATTCTCACGTTTATAGCAGCATGGAATGAATTTCTCTTTGCCCTTGTATTTAACACACAAGACTCAATGAGAACAGTACCCGTCGGTATAGCCATGTTTCCTGGAGAACATGACCTTCCTTGGGGAGATATTGCAGCGGCTTCTGTTGTCGTAACAGTACCTCTTATCATAATGGTACTCATATTCCAAAAGAGGATAATATCCGGATTAACCGCCGGTGCAGTAAAGGGATAG
- a CDS encoding carbohydrate ABC transporter permease, which produces MIEQKNLTSPTKQSKFQLSEATLGYILVAPALLCIIAIALYPVLNTFKLSLYYMKLQLPGLTHFVGLQNYGTLFSDSRFWSATLNTVFFTVVSVALELVLGMVMALLMNKKFKGTGLVRAAVLIPWAIPTVISALMWKFIYNDQFGVLNDILMKIGLISSYKAWLGNPSSAMSAAIFADVWKTAPFMALLLLAGLQNISQDLYEAAKVDGAGSIRQFFSITLPLLKPTILVALIFRTLDAFRVFDLIFVMTGGGPGNSTETLSIYAYKTLFRNLDFGIGSAIAVIIFIFVFIFAMFYIKLLDKSILK; this is translated from the coding sequence GTGATAGAGCAAAAAAATTTAACGTCTCCAACTAAACAATCTAAGTTCCAACTAAGTGAAGCCACATTGGGATATATATTAGTTGCTCCAGCCTTACTTTGTATTATTGCAATAGCTTTATATCCTGTATTAAATACTTTTAAGTTAAGTCTTTATTACATGAAATTGCAGCTTCCTGGGCTCACACACTTTGTTGGTCTTCAGAATTACGGCACACTATTCTCTGATTCTAGATTTTGGTCTGCAACCTTAAACACAGTATTCTTTACAGTTGTATCTGTAGCGCTGGAATTAGTACTTGGAATGGTAATGGCACTTTTGATGAATAAAAAATTTAAAGGGACAGGATTGGTAAGAGCTGCTGTGTTAATTCCATGGGCAATTCCGACTGTAATATCAGCTCTTATGTGGAAATTCATTTATAATGATCAGTTTGGCGTATTAAATGATATTTTAATGAAAATAGGTTTAATAAGCAGTTATAAAGCATGGCTTGGAAACCCTTCTTCAGCAATGTCGGCAGCTATATTTGCAGATGTATGGAAAACTGCACCTTTCATGGCATTGTTGTTGCTTGCCGGGCTACAGAATATATCCCAAGACCTTTATGAAGCAGCAAAAGTAGATGGAGCAGGAAGTATAAGGCAATTTTTTAGTATCACTTTACCATTATTAAAACCTACAATCTTAGTTGCTCTCATATTCAGAACATTAGACGCTTTTAGAGTATTTGACCTCATTTTTGTAATGACAGGAGGAGGACCTGGTAATTCAACAGAGACTCTTTCTATATATGCATATAAAACCCTCTTCAGAAATCTTGACTTTGGAATTGGTTCAGCAATAGCTGTTATAATATTCATCTTTGTTTTCATTTTTGCAATGTTCTATATAAAGCTTTTGGATAAAAGCATTTTGAAATGA
- the ftcD gene encoding glutamate formimidoyltransferase has protein sequence MDQIIECVPNFSEGRDQEKIAQLVKEVVSTEGVKLLDYSSDKDHNRTVITFCGDAKGVKEAAFKLIKKASEIIDMRYHKGEHPRIGATDVVPFIPVKNATMEECVQIAREVGERVGRELNIPVYLYEEAATTLERKNLENIRRGEYEGFFEKIKQPEWKPDFGPQEMNPKSGATVIGARNFLIAYNVNIATDNIDIANKIAKAIRFSSGGYRYVKAMGVELKERGIVQVSMNLTDFNKTPIYRVFETIKAEALRYGVNVIGSEIIGLVPAKALFDVADYYLRIENFSENMVLENRIYE, from the coding sequence ATGGATCAGATAATTGAATGTGTACCTAATTTTAGTGAAGGAAGAGACCAAGAAAAAATAGCACAGCTTGTCAAAGAAGTTGTGTCGACGGAAGGAGTAAAGCTTTTGGATTACTCTTCCGATAAAGACCACAACAGGACAGTTATAACCTTTTGTGGAGATGCAAAGGGAGTAAAAGAGGCGGCTTTTAAGCTCATTAAAAAAGCTTCAGAAATAATTGATATGAGGTACCATAAAGGGGAGCATCCAAGGATTGGGGCAACAGATGTTGTACCCTTTATACCTGTAAAAAATGCTACAATGGAAGAATGTGTACAGATTGCGAGAGAAGTAGGAGAAAGGGTTGGAAGAGAGCTTAATATACCTGTGTATTTATATGAAGAAGCTGCTACAACTCTTGAAAGAAAAAATTTAGAAAATATAAGGCGGGGAGAATATGAAGGCTTTTTTGAAAAGATAAAACAGCCGGAATGGAAGCCAGACTTTGGTCCGCAGGAGATGAACCCAAAGAGCGGTGCGACAGTGATTGGCGCAAGAAATTTTCTCATTGCCTACAATGTCAATATTGCTACAGACAATATCGATATAGCTAATAAAATTGCTAAAGCTATCCGATTTTCAAGCGGCGGTTACCGGTATGTGAAGGCGATGGGTGTGGAATTAAAAGAGAGAGGAATTGTGCAGGTGTCGATGAACCTTACTGATTTTAATAAAACACCTATTTACAGAGTTTTTGAAACAATTAAAGCAGAAGCTTTAAGGTATGGGGTAAATGTTATAGGTAGTGAAATAATAGGGCTTGTGCCAGCAAAAGCTTTGTTTGATGTGGCAGATTATTATTTAAGAATAGAGAACTTTTCTGAAAATATGGTTTTAGAAAACAGAATATACGAATGA
- the hutI gene encoding imidazolonepropionase yields MEADLLIYNIKKIYTPLGNCPLCGSDMENIEEIEDAYIAIKDGKILAAGKSPAAISAKEKIDAKGMIAIPGFVDPHTHLIHYGSRENEVALKLKGYCYVDILKQGGGILSTVNATRNASDDQLIEKAMKSLDIMLSHGTTTVEVKSGYGLSTEEEIRLLRLMNKLNSISLVDIVPTFLGAHSIPTEFKENSWGYVDKVAKEMIPKVKEENLAEFCDVFCEDGAFDYEQSKKILEEAKKQGMKLKIHADELTQSGGGELAGILGAVSADHLEEVSEKGIELMKKAGTVGVLLPGVSYFLDRPYANARKLIEKGLAVALGTDYNPGTSPTENLQLIMSFAYIKMKMSAKEILTGVTLNAACAIDKGNEIGTIEKGKKADILLIDAPNLDYIMYHFGINHVNTVIKSKGDKAVVIGVG; encoded by the coding sequence ATGGAGGCAGATTTGTTAATATACAACATTAAGAAAATTTATACACCTCTTGGCAATTGCCCACTATGTGGAAGTGACATGGAAAATATAGAAGAAATTGAAGATGCTTATATTGCAATAAAAGATGGGAAAATTTTAGCGGCAGGAAAATCACCTGCCGCAATTTCTGCAAAAGAAAAAATTGACGCAAAAGGCATGATTGCAATTCCTGGATTTGTAGACCCTCATACTCATCTTATACATTATGGCTCAAGAGAAAATGAAGTGGCACTTAAATTAAAAGGGTATTGTTATGTAGACATATTAAAGCAAGGTGGAGGAATACTTTCTACTGTTAATGCAACCAGAAATGCTTCTGATGACCAATTGATAGAAAAAGCTATGAAAAGCCTTGATATAATGCTATCTCATGGCACTACTACTGTAGAAGTAAAAAGCGGATATGGACTTAGCACAGAAGAAGAGATAAGGCTTTTAAGACTTATGAATAAGCTTAATTCAATCTCTCTTGTGGATATTGTTCCTACTTTTTTAGGGGCTCATTCAATACCTACGGAGTTTAAGGAGAATTCTTGGGGATATGTTGATAAAGTTGCAAAAGAAATGATTCCAAAAGTAAAAGAGGAAAATCTTGCAGAGTTTTGTGATGTTTTTTGCGAAGATGGAGCTTTTGACTATGAACAGTCTAAAAAGATATTAGAAGAGGCTAAAAAGCAGGGAATGAAACTTAAAATTCACGCTGATGAGTTGACACAAAGTGGTGGAGGAGAATTGGCGGGAATATTAGGTGCTGTAAGCGCAGACCATCTTGAAGAGGTATCTGAAAAAGGAATTGAACTTATGAAAAAAGCAGGTACTGTAGGGGTACTTCTTCCTGGAGTTTCTTACTTTTTAGATAGACCTTATGCCAATGCAAGAAAATTAATTGAAAAAGGTCTTGCTGTGGCTCTTGGTACGGATTACAACCCGGGGACAAGTCCTACAGAAAATTTACAGCTTATAATGTCTTTTGCGTATATAAAAATGAAAATGTCTGCCAAAGAGATTTTAACTGGTGTAACTTTAAATGCAGCTTGTGCTATTGATAAGGGGAATGAAATAGGCACAATAGAAAAGGGTAAAAAGGCAGACATACTCTTAATTGATGCGCCCAATCTTGACTATATAATGTATCATTTTGGGATTAACCATGTAAATACAGTTATAAAGTCAAAAGGGGACAAAGCAGTTGTTATTGGAGTAGGATAG
- a CDS encoding ABC transporter substrate-binding protein, with the protein MGKKNKILASIISLALIGTLIAGCGSNTTSSPSNNTSKNEPVTITYSTGKDSTPATQKLVEAFEKKYPNIKVKVQELPNSTDDQHNSYVTALSAGDSSIDVLAMDIIWTPEFAAANWLLPLDDKFTKEMRDKFLPGPVEAVTYNGHVWAVPRFTDAGVLYYRKDIINTPPKTWDELIQMAKENVGKGGTKYGIVFQGNQYEGLVCDALELIGSNGGNVLDGNKVVIDTPQAIGGLQYLVDLVKIAPPGVTTYQEEDARNVFQQGEAIFMRNWPYAWSLLNSDDSPVKGKVGIAPIPRGKDGKVGTPVLGGWNLGINKYSKHPEEAWKFIEFVTSEEGQKITALEGGNLPTIKSLYQDKEVLAKNPYWADFYDVFITAKPRPVSPFYPQMSDSMQINFHKALTGEISPEQAVKNVAKDLDEIIKNNGK; encoded by the coding sequence ATGGGTAAAAAAAATAAAATCCTAGCATCAATAATTTCACTGGCATTAATAGGAACTCTAATTGCCGGTTGTGGTTCAAACACAACCTCATCTCCTTCAAATAATACTTCTAAGAATGAACCAGTCACAATTACCTATTCTACAGGTAAAGACTCTACACCAGCAACTCAAAAATTAGTCGAAGCTTTTGAAAAAAAATATCCAAACATTAAAGTCAAAGTTCAAGAACTACCTAATTCCACAGATGACCAGCACAATTCTTATGTTACAGCATTATCCGCAGGTGATTCAAGTATTGATGTTTTAGCAATGGACATTATCTGGACACCTGAATTTGCTGCTGCTAATTGGTTACTCCCGTTAGATGATAAATTTACAAAAGAAATGAGAGATAAGTTTTTACCGGGACCCGTTGAAGCAGTAACATATAATGGCCATGTGTGGGCAGTGCCAAGATTTACAGACGCAGGAGTCCTTTATTATAGAAAAGATATTATAAACACTCCTCCCAAAACTTGGGATGAATTAATTCAAATGGCAAAAGAAAACGTTGGTAAAGGCGGGACAAAATACGGCATAGTATTTCAAGGCAATCAATATGAAGGTTTAGTATGTGATGCTCTAGAATTAATTGGAAGTAATGGTGGTAATGTATTAGATGGAAACAAAGTTGTTATTGACACTCCACAAGCCATCGGTGGTTTACAATATTTAGTTGATTTAGTTAAAATAGCACCTCCTGGTGTTACAACATATCAAGAAGAAGATGCAAGAAATGTGTTCCAGCAAGGAGAAGCAATCTTTATGAGAAACTGGCCTTATGCTTGGTCATTGCTTAATTCTGATGATTCGCCTGTAAAAGGTAAAGTTGGTATAGCACCTATTCCAAGAGGAAAAGACGGCAAAGTTGGCACTCCAGTTTTAGGTGGATGGAATCTCGGTATAAACAAATATTCAAAGCATCCTGAAGAAGCATGGAAATTCATTGAATTCGTAACAAGTGAAGAAGGACAAAAAATTACAGCTTTAGAAGGTGGCAATCTCCCAACAATAAAATCTTTATATCAGGACAAAGAAGTTTTAGCAAAAAATCCCTATTGGGCAGATTTTTATGATGTATTCATAACAGCTAAACCAAGACCAGTATCCCCATTTTATCCACAAATGTCTGATTCAATGCAAATTAATTTCCATAAAGCTTTAACAGGAGAAATTTCACCTGAACAAGCTGTTAAAAATGTAGCAAAAGACCTTGATGAAATAATAAAGAATAACGGTAAATAG
- the hutU gene encoding urocanate hydratase yields the protein MSRVIKAPRGTTLHCKNWQIEAPYRTLMNNLDPEVAEDPSNLIVYGGAGKAARNWEAFNKIVESLENLEEDETLLIQSGKPVGIFKTHTMAPRVLISNAMLVPAWANWENFWDLEAKGLTMYGQMTAGSWIYIGTQGIIEGTFETFAALAKKHFDGTLKGKFVLTAGLGGMSGAQPLAITMLDGACLIVEVDRNRIQRRLDTKYLDVMTDNLDKALEMVLKAKEEGKPLSVGLVGNAADVHPELVRRGIIPDVVTDQTSAHDPLNGYVPNGMTLEEAFALRKSNPEEYIKRAKKAMAEHVSAMLEMQKRGAIAFDYGNNIRRMAYDEGVKEAFNIPGYVPEYIRDLFSEGKGPFRWIALSGDPEDIFKTDEKILELFPEDTLLERWIRLAREKIKFQGLPARICWLGYGQRAEFGLAINEMVRKGELKAPIVIGRDHHDTGSVASPYRETEAMKDGSDAIADWPILNALLNTASGATWVSVHHGGGVGIGYSIHAGVVVCADGTKESDLRIERVLTSDPGSGVMRHADAGYEIAIRTAKEKGIKMPMLK from the coding sequence ATGTCGAGGGTTATAAAAGCGCCAAGGGGGACCACACTACATTGCAAGAATTGGCAAATAGAGGCGCCTTATAGAACTTTGATGAACAATCTAGATCCGGAGGTAGCAGAGGACCCGTCGAATTTGATAGTGTATGGAGGAGCAGGTAAAGCCGCAAGGAATTGGGAAGCTTTTAATAAAATAGTAGAGAGTTTGGAAAATTTAGAAGAAGATGAAACACTTCTCATCCAATCTGGGAAACCTGTAGGAATCTTTAAAACTCATACAATGGCACCAAGAGTGCTCATATCCAATGCAATGTTAGTACCTGCATGGGCTAATTGGGAAAATTTCTGGGACCTTGAGGCAAAAGGGCTTACCATGTATGGGCAAATGACAGCAGGAAGTTGGATATATATAGGGACACAAGGGATAATAGAAGGAACTTTTGAGACTTTTGCAGCTCTTGCTAAAAAACATTTTGATGGAACATTGAAGGGAAAGTTTGTACTAACTGCAGGACTTGGAGGTATGAGTGGAGCTCAGCCTTTGGCTATTACCATGTTGGATGGCGCTTGTCTTATAGTAGAAGTGGACAGAAATAGAATACAGAGAAGATTAGATACTAAATACCTTGATGTAATGACAGACAATCTTGACAAAGCTTTAGAAATGGTTTTGAAAGCAAAAGAAGAAGGAAAGCCTTTGTCAGTTGGACTTGTCGGAAATGCCGCAGATGTGCATCCTGAGCTTGTAAGAAGGGGAATAATTCCAGACGTTGTAACAGACCAGACATCAGCCCATGACCCATTAAATGGGTATGTGCCAAATGGAATGACACTAGAAGAGGCATTTGCTCTTAGAAAATCAAATCCAGAGGAATATATAAAGAGAGCTAAAAAGGCTATGGCAGAGCACGTTTCAGCAATGCTTGAGATGCAAAAAAGAGGAGCAATAGCTTTTGATTATGGCAACAACATAAGGAGAATGGCTTATGATGAAGGGGTAAAAGAGGCTTTTAATATCCCAGGTTATGTTCCTGAGTATATAAGAGATTTATTCTCTGAAGGGAAAGGACCTTTCCGCTGGATTGCATTATCAGGTGACCCTGAGGATATTTTCAAGACTGACGAAAAAATTTTAGAACTTTTCCCTGAAGATACACTGCTTGAAAGATGGATTAGGTTAGCGAGAGAAAAGATTAAATTCCAAGGATTGCCTGCGAGGATTTGCTGGTTAGGATATGGTCAGAGAGCGGAATTTGGCCTTGCAATAAATGAAATGGTGAGAAAAGGCGAACTGAAAGCTCCTATTGTAATAGGCCGTGACCACCATGATACGGGTTCTGTCGCATCCCCTTACAGAGAAACGGAGGCAATGAAAGACGGCAGTGATGCTATCGCAGATTGGCCAATACTTAACGCCTTGTTAAATACTGCTTCAGGAGCTACATGGGTATCAGTACATCACGGCGGGGGAGTTGGAATAGGATATTCAATACACGCAGGAGTAGTAGTGTGTGCCGATGGAACAAAAGAGTCTGACTTGAGAATAGAGCGAGTTTTGACTTCTGACCCTGGTTCTGGTGTTATGAGACATGCAGATGCTGGATATGAAATTGCAATAAGAACTGCGAAAGAAAAAGGAATAAAAATGCCTATGCTAAAATAA
- a CDS encoding sensor histidine kinase has translation MLYKKILLSYILIIVIPLIMVAAITGNITSRYINEEVKKTTFQTLNQANKNISKMLENMKNAILYISMNKELQYNLSRNGGETPFQINREVTAIRNSILYPGIFNENYSSVEIFALHKNQYPMRLEQNDVMSSKVVENKVWYKKTIQQNGRLYWYISDDFGRQMISVSRLVFDIKDFAKPIAVISVDTDISKIASVLSDIHLGKTGKVYLVDDKGGLIYSEDKSFLYRYTTKLYNMSAGTDFVTINGNKIMVIYNTLPQNGWKLVGMVSMAELNEKAEMIKNFIYLTALLSLVIAALISLYFSYSISQPIIKLAAEMKKVEKGNFNISVEENWGGEIGVLYSSFNYMIKRINELIHEVYLSKIKEKDAELKALQAQINPHFLYNTLDTVNWLAVKHNVPEISKIVNSLASILRYSINKGNDVTTVENELKHVKSYITIQKIRFKDKFEVSFNIDKRVLHYKTIKLILQPLVENAIIHGIETYEGKGKILINGYLDGEKIVFEVINNGNPIDLDLVNKLLDSPADDKDSYGIQNVNERIKLYYGEEYGLYYQAIDSNTVARIVIPAVL, from the coding sequence ATGTTATACAAAAAAATTTTACTTTCATACATTTTAATAATAGTTATACCGCTCATAATGGTGGCGGCGATAACAGGCAATATTACATCAAGATATATAAATGAAGAGGTAAAAAAGACTACTTTTCAGACCCTAAATCAGGCAAATAAAAATATATCAAAAATGCTAGAAAATATGAAAAATGCTATATTATATATTTCAATGAATAAAGAACTTCAGTATAATTTATCACGCAATGGGGGAGAAACTCCTTTTCAAATAAACAGAGAAGTTACAGCTATAAGAAACAGTATATTATATCCCGGAATATTTAATGAAAATTATTCTTCTGTAGAAATTTTTGCTTTGCATAAAAATCAATATCCAATGAGATTAGAACAAAATGATGTGATGTCTTCAAAAGTAGTAGAAAACAAAGTGTGGTACAAAAAGACTATACAGCAAAATGGCAGGTTGTACTGGTATATAAGCGACGATTTTGGAAGACAAATGATTTCTGTTTCAAGGTTGGTTTTCGATATAAAAGATTTTGCCAAACCTATAGCAGTTATTTCTGTAGATACGGACATATCCAAAATTGCTTCAGTGTTATCTGATATACACCTGGGGAAAACAGGTAAGGTATATCTAGTTGATGATAAGGGAGGGCTCATATATTCCGAGGACAAAAGCTTTTTATATCGTTATACCACTAAATTATACAATATGAGTGCTGGAACTGATTTTGTTACTATAAATGGTAATAAAATAATGGTTATATACAATACTCTACCTCAAAATGGGTGGAAACTTGTTGGCATGGTATCTATGGCTGAACTTAATGAAAAAGCTGAGATGATAAAAAACTTTATCTATCTTACTGCGCTTTTGAGTCTTGTAATTGCAGCCTTAATTTCTCTTTATTTTTCATACAGTATTTCACAGCCAATAATAAAACTTGCTGCTGAAATGAAAAAAGTTGAAAAAGGTAATTTTAACATAAGTGTTGAAGAAAACTGGGGTGGAGAAATAGGAGTATTATATTCAAGTTTTAACTACATGATAAAAAGGATAAATGAACTTATACATGAAGTGTATTTATCAAAAATAAAGGAAAAAGACGCGGAATTAAAAGCTTTGCAGGCACAGATAAATCCACATTTTTTATACAACACACTTGATACTGTAAATTGGTTGGCAGTAAAACATAATGTACCTGAAATAAGTAAGATTGTAAATTCTTTAGCATCAATTTTGAGATACAGCATCAATAAAGGGAATGATGTAACTACTGTTGAAAATGAATTGAAGCATGTTAAAAGCTATATTACAATTCAAAAAATCAGATTTAAAGATAAGTTTGAGGTGAGTTTTAATATAGATAAAAGAGTTTTACACTACAAGACGATAAAGTTAATTTTGCAGCCTCTTGTTGAAAATGCAATAATTCATGGGATAGAGACTTATGAAGGAAAAGGGAAAATTTTGATTAACGGTTATTTAGATGGTGAAAAAATTGTATTCGAGGTCATAAACAATGGTAATCCTATAGATTTAGATTTAGTAAATAAACTATTGGATTCGCCAGCAGATGATAAAGATAGCTATGGAATACAAAATGTTAATGAAAGGATTAAGTTATATTATGGGGAAGAGTATGGACTTTATTACCAAGCAATAGATAGCAATACTGTTGCCCGAATTGTAATTCCTGCTGTTTTGTGA
- a CDS encoding response regulator, with translation MKILIVDDEPIVREGLKNNVSWQELDLRVVGCEANGKSALDVFNREQPDIILTDIRMPFMDGLELTREVKKLDPLVVVILLSAYDDFKYAQQAIRLGAFDYILKPIDIDTLKETVRRAVLKRKELLDKEKEPLPSLNKKDLKFFKAEYYKYPLKLEEELSKAIKRGDKELALNIFNNIWNEFQEKDYTEDFIKRWGLELVAVITRSLIEIGENADILFKETDPWRQISDVSTKEKLREWMRNIIEVVCEYVSLTKNSKNKKLVDEAIKLIQENYSDLNISLNSIAEKLYITPNYLSTLFKSEMGVTFSDYLTAYRIEKAKELLKDVKVKIYEVAEAVGYTDQHYFSKVFKNITGFTPKEYREKIL, from the coding sequence ATGAAAATTTTAATTGTAGATGATGAACCGATTGTAAGAGAAGGGCTTAAAAATAATGTTAGTTGGCAGGAGCTAGATTTACGTGTGGTAGGTTGCGAAGCCAATGGAAAAAGTGCTCTTGATGTGTTTAACAGAGAACAACCTGATATAATTTTAACGGATATACGCATGCCCTTTATGGATGGACTCGAACTTACAAGGGAAGTCAAAAAGCTAGACCCTTTAGTTGTGGTAATTTTGTTAAGTGCATATGATGATTTTAAATATGCTCAACAAGCTATAAGGTTAGGAGCCTTTGATTATATTTTAAAACCTATAGATATTGACACTTTAAAAGAAACTGTAAGACGAGCGGTTTTAAAAAGAAAAGAATTATTGGACAAAGAAAAGGAACCATTGCCATCATTGAACAAAAAAGATTTGAAATTTTTTAAAGCGGAATATTATAAATATCCTTTAAAATTGGAAGAGGAATTGTCAAAAGCGATAAAACGGGGAGATAAAGAATTGGCTCTTAACATTTTTAACAATATTTGGAATGAGTTTCAGGAGAAAGATTATACAGAAGACTTTATAAAAAGATGGGGTTTAGAGCTTGTTGCAGTTATTACGCGGTCACTTATAGAAATTGGAGAAAATGCAGATATTTTATTTAAAGAAACGGACCCTTGGAGACAAATTTCAGATGTGTCTACTAAAGAAAAACTTCGCGAATGGATGAGAAACATAATAGAAGTAGTATGTGAATATGTTTCTCTTACTAAAAACTCTAAAAACAAAAAATTAGTTGATGAGGCTATCAAACTAATACAAGAAAATTATAGTGATTTAAATATTTCTTTAAATAGCATTGCTGAAAAGTTATATATAACTCCAAACTATTTAAGTACTTTATTTAAAAGTGAAATGGGTGTCACATTTTCAGATTATTTAACAGCTTACAGGATTGAAAAAGCGAAGGAGCTTTTAAAAGATGTAAAGGTAAAAATATACGAAGTAGCTGAAGCTGTTGGATATACTGATCAACATTATTTTAGCAAAGTTTTTAAAAACATAACGGGTTTTACTCCAAAAGAGTATAGAGAAAAAATATTGTAA